TTCCTACGTTCAAGGGGCCGGTAGAGGAAAGTCTACTATCGTTTTCATATAAGAAACACGGTGAAACTTACACTTTGAAGACTATGTTTATGTCAAACCTTGAGTCTTTTCAAAATACGTTCAAGAGGCAAGAGAAATGTCTGCTATCGTTTTCCATATAAGAAAAAGATGCATGTTACAAGTGCATATTTCAACATCCATCCTAATTTAATCTATAACCCCAAACTCTAATAATGTCTACATTACAACTCTAAACTCAAAACCTGACAACTTCCAACCTTGTCCCCTCAAATATTGAAAAAAAGAATCTAGAAAATGAGCACTAACATGCTGATAATTCTGGGAAACTTTGAAACTTTTTTTTGCCAAACATAATAGTAAAAAATACATATTCAATATTGATCAAAATTTGACCAAAAATAAAGTGTTCAGCAAAAAATTGAAAACATTCTCAAAAATTAAAACTACCATGCTGATTGTTCTGGGAAAGTTTGAAACTTTTTTGCCAAACATAATAATAAATACAGACCAGAAAACTGGTTTGAGGGACACAAGGTTGAAAGTTGTCCGGTTTTGAGAGTTTAGGGTTTTAATGTGAACGATATTGGAAGTCGGGGTTGTAAACTAAAATAGGGAGATTGAAAGATGCACTTATCTGTTTTGAAAACTCTGTTTATGTCAAACCTCGAGACTTTTCGTAATACCACTAATACGTTTAAGGGGCAGGTAGAGGAATGTCTGCTATCACGGAAACACGGTCAACGTTACATTTTGAAgactatgtagtactccctccgttcctaaatatttgtctttttagagattttaaatggactaccgtatacggatatatatagacatattttagagtgtagtttcactcattttgctccgtatgtagtcacttgtcgaaatctctagaaagacaaatatttaggtacagagggagtatatgccaAACCTCGAGTCTTTTCCTTATACGTTCAAGCAGCAGGGAAATGAATGTCTGCTCTCATTTTTCATACAAGAAAAAGGGTCAAAACTACATTTTGAAAACTATAATGTTGGAGATGTCAAACCTCGAGTTTTTTCCTGACAGGTTCGGGGGCGGGGGCAGGTACAGGAATTTCTGCTCTCGTTTTTCTTGAGGGAATGCAGCTCACTACTTTTGCTCCAATATTCCTGCTCGCTGGTTGTAAAGGTTAGATATTTAGGTTCTGCAACTGTGGAAGCCAACTGTGGTCGCGTGCATAAGCAGGCTAGGCGCCCGAACGTCCATGGAAGTGAGACACTACTGCACACAAGACAGAGCTATCTACTTCCTCCTAAATATAAACTCTATTAGAGATTTGAATACGAACTACATATGAATGTGTATagacttattttagagtgtagattcacttattttgctccgcgcgtagttcatattgaaatctataaaaagacttgtatttaggaacggaggggtaAGACATAATCTTGTCAGTTTCTCTGATGGAAATCGACAGAGAATGCCTGTTGTCTcagaaagcaaaaaaaaacaaaaaaacacttaAGACAGAAGAACAGTGCAGGAGTTAACACTCAAGAGTTGCAGTTAGCATTAGGGATTGCGGTCAACCGGTCATCTACTTTTGCTAATGTCTCTTCTTGTTAGTATAACACTAGCCTGCCAAAACAACCTGCGCGCCCAACCCAAGCCAGAGAAGTGCAGGAGCCAACGCTCAAGAGAATCACAAGTATACGATATCGTACCAATTCTAGGAACCTCCTTGCAAAAAGGTAAGTAATGTTTACTACTGTATTTCGAAAAAAGAATGTTTTTTAACACCAGTACGTTCTCGCGGCCGTAGTATACATCTGTTTCACCTGTACACAATACACTGATTCTCGTAGTCACTAGCAGCTCAGTGTTCTAGCCAAACACCTGAATCAGAAAATCCACTTGCACAGTGCCACAATCATATACATGAAACACTGATCCCGTTGCTCTTTTTAATGTGATTTCTGCACTCGGTCAGCTCTGCCCAACGCCCAAATTCTTGGCTTCAAGACTCAACATGCTTAACCTATACCGGCATCCTGCACGAATCAGATCGAAAAAAATCCAGTAGTGTCAGGGGCAACAGAAGACCAGATGATCATTAAACATCAGGTAACAGATGTGTAAAACCAAGCTGTTTTAACTCTTTATATTAAGTTGGATGAAAATCTAGCCTGCATAAAAGCTTCAGTGGTTTTGTCAGCAAGACATTATTTAAGTGCATACTAGAAATTGACAGGTTATGGTAACCTACTTTGCTATCTTTGTAAAGAACTACGTATATTTCAACATCAAAAGCCCTCAAAAGGACATTGCTCAAGATATATATAACTATTTCACTAAATCTGGCGACATCATGTACTAGTGATCAACTGCTATATGCACTTCTCCTGCAAAAGGACAACAGACATTCTAGTACTCGGACTATACTTCTTCAAGAGAGAATAAGGCCTACTTGTCCATGAGTCTTGGCATTATGCTGAAACTGGTAGCGACGAAGAGCTATTACTAGCCATGACTTCTGGGATCAGCAACTTGATGGACTTTTCTGAATTCTGCGCTCGAGTATTGACCAACGGCTCGTGCATGAGGTATCGTTGGATCACCAGAAGACAGAGCAACCACATTGTCAAGAAAATATTGTCTTGGAAGCTTCCCAACAACATTGCCTTCCTCATTTCCTTCCTTATCCAGAAAGGCAAAATGAGGAATACCTTCTACCCCAAACTCATCAAGCTCTTGTTCCCACTTTGTATTGTCGACATTCAACATGACAAAGTTGATGCGGTCCCTATAAAATAATCTTAACGTAAGTTAACTAGCATATAAAGAAAACAAGAATGTGTTCAGTCAGTACGTATCCAAGTTGTTGTTACAATGGCTACAGATATGGAGATTACAGAAAGCATTTTAGTACCACGACTACTACTCTTCTAACATAATGTATATTTATGtttatttccaaaaaaaaaaaagaaatgcaCAAATGCACATATGACATCAAGTGCATATGCACCTGCATGCAGATCAGAATTGAATTATTGACTTCTAGTCTCACTAATGAATTGTGGTCCATCAGTACTTTATAGGAATacattaataaattaattaatccAGAACTTTAGTATTCTTTAGTCTGGCAAGTGCATGATACTGCACTTATACAGGTTTAGTTTAGCTGTCCAGATACAAAGTTGTATTATATGGATGGTATACATTTTAGGAACAATAAGAAAGCATAAATACCCATCAATTCTTCAGTAAAGGAACCAAAGCATAGTTGTTATTTCTATGGGATATAGAGAAGCTAAAAATGTTGAAGGTAACTTACTTGTACTGTTGCTCAATTTTGTAAATATCTGGAGCTAACTCTCGACAAACTTCACACCAGTCCGCGTAAAATTCGACAACAGTGGGCTTGCCATTTGAGAGAGCCTGTAGATGCACTTATCAGGTGAATTAGATTTCGAAGGTGAACATGCATGCAATTCAAAGAAAAAGTATGTGAAAGAAATGCAGTTAGCGCAACCAGATAACCAGATAAAGAAATGCAGTTAGCAGTACTAAATCAATGAATCGCAAATAaataaacccatcattttcttccatCTTCCCTAGAAAAGCCAACATCTTGCAAATTGAGTAACACAAACATTACTGAAAGCATTTGTTGGATTAACGGACAAATGGGCTGATGAACAATGATTTGGATGTTCAACTTAATATGCCGAATGGTAAAGTTCTGATGGAGTTTGAAGAAAAGAAGCATGGCTGCAATGGCTTGTCATAAAGAAGGAACGCGTTTTTGGATCTATTGCAATTATTTCCTTCGCAATGGGCTGTGACTCTACCATGATCTGAACTGCAATGGATCATGCTTATTTGTTCAGTTAGTGCAATTGTAAGCATCAGATCTAGTAGCTAAATGACACATATCTGGAAGGTCGCAATAGACTAATTTCATGTATACACAAAATGGCAGCGAAACTTCCTTATTCTTGCTGTTGACATTTAGCTGAACATTATGCGTCAGTTATCTCTCTGTTCAACGTAGGGCTGAGCACAAAGCTCCTGGGGGGCAAAGGCCAAGAAACGCTAACCTCTTCATATGGCACAGCATTGGCAGCAAGATCCTTGAGAGAAAACCCGCCAAGTTGGAGCCTCTGAGATCCAAAGAGGCCCACCGCGGCAAGAGTGGTGAGCACAGCTATCCTTCTGTTGAGACCCCTGTCTGGAACAGGTGGCTCTGCAGCAGCCTCCTGgggcgtgctgctgctgctgctgcttggctgAGGCTTTTCTTCACCCAGCTCAGCTTTCACCTGCTGCTCGTCCTGTGGAAGCAAGGGGAGCAGGAATGACTTCACAGTTCATGCTATATTGCTATCTGATTGAAATTTTTACTACTGTTTTTATGAGCATGAAGCTAAATAAGCGCTAGCTAGTCTGTCCACTGCCCTAATCAGTTTGAGTATGCTACGAGGACTCACCGTCTTGGGCTCCGCGGAGTCGGGCGGCGCGACGCAGGACAGGGTTCTCGGCCGGCGACGGCCCGCGCGCAGACTGACGCGGGGCGAAGAAGGCGGACGCGAGCGGCTGCGGAGTCCCGCGAGGCCCGGCCGCAGGtccgggaggaggaggccggagcacCTCGAGGTCACACTCGCCATTTTTCAGTTACGTTCCGGGATGGCACAGCACGGGGGAGGGAGGGACGAACTGACGACGAGCCGCCTGGGTGCCGGGTCAAACgagatgatgatgatgtgggtgGAGCACACGGCGCCACGTCGCCCGTAATCGTGCGATGCAAAAGGAGCGTGCACGTTTTTCcttgattttttcgcaaaataaggaCGAGTATCTTCTTAATAAATAAATTGAACAAAACTTATAGGTTCTACCTATCGATTTTCTTTACATAGAATTAAAAAAAATGCCCATGCATTACAACAGAGCCATATATTCCAGTGGTTAAAATCAGTTGTGCCAATCATATATGTACTTATATGATCTTGATGCACATCATGCATATATCATTCACCCAATCATATATGTACTTCTATGATCTTGATGCACATCCTGCATATATCATTCACCATCCCATTGCCACCTTCGCTCTTGGGATATGAAGGTTGTGAAAAAAATAATGTCTTCTTAAAATAGCAAATTAAATTACAGGCCCATGAAACTGAAAATTGTATCATTTTCTCATGTATTGAAACAACATCTAACTTAAGCATAATCTATTAACGTTTCATATTTCCAAATAATAGGACTTTGTTGTTATTTCTATGCGTACTTTGGTTAATATTCTTTTGTATCATTTTAGCCATGTAATAAATTTTATTGAAAAGCTACCATGCAATTCTATTTTATATTGTTTTTCAACTATTCAATGGTTGCATACATCAAATTAACATATACCAATTTGCTTATTTAAGCAAGCAAATTCTTCAGAAGAAACAAAAACTCAAGAGGCAGTCTGTTACTTGAAAATCTGGACACGATATTTTGTTTAATATTCTTTTACATCATATTTTGTCcatttcataaatttcatccaaaaGCGACCATGCAGTTCCATCTTATATTGTTTTCAACTATCTAATGGTTGCATACATCAGATTATTATATAcaaaaatatatattatatatagtaCTGATTTGCTTATTTAAGCAAGCAAATTCAGAAAAGAAATTGGTTGAGATAGCCCAACATAATTTACATGGTTAACTTGAAATCACTATGCTTGGCACGCCACAAGCAAGAAGAAATGTTCCCTTCTATCTTTCTTCTTCCCTGGATCAATAGCACAACATCACCGACAAAGGAAAAGGCAACAACATTCAATTCATGGCAATGCATATCCAAATGCATGGTATGTCATGTTAaggattgtgacgcccccgattcgaccgtacactaatcatgcacgcaagtgtgtacgaccaagatcagggactcacgggaagatatcacaacacaactctagacacaaataaaataatacaagctttatattacaagccaggggcctcgagggctcgaatacaagctcgatatacaagagtcagcggaagcaacaatatctgagtacagacataagttaaacaaggatgccttaagaaggctagcacaaaagcaacacgatcgaagaggcaaggcctcctgcctgggacctcctaactactcctggtcgtcggcggtctccacgtagtagcatccgTCAGCAGTGGCATCTGACTCCAGGGATCcgccatctggttgcatcaaccggaaagaagaaggaaggggaaaaaggtagcaaagcaaccgtgagtactcatccaaagtactcgcaagcatcagatctatactaagtatgcattggtatcaaatggaaggatCGTATCTGTGGacggaactgcagaatgccagaatagaggggaaggcctagcctatcgaagactagcatcttcaagcagctccaagcgtcttgcagcatgtagaagagtaaagaatagcagtttatatttaacaaacatgttgtaacattaatgcccagagatccttcctcgactccctgcgagaaagcaatcccggagcaacatatctcaagtatccatttctagttgtaaaagatcaggatataagtctgaacgtccattaccgtggacacggtattcgaatatatatcttccctgcaggggtgcaccacgttttccaacacgctcgatcactctggccggacacacttttctgggtcaatgcccggcctcggaagatcaacacgtcgtagccctacctaggcttagcagagaggtccccaccggtctacatcctaagcactccggggtctgggcccatcgcccgttgcactccggatcgttgCGCGCAGGGCAGATCCAGGCTGCCCGGATggcgccggcccagccgtgccgcaatgctgaactagacgtctgacaaagcttcggctgatactgcgacgtcgaggcccataactattctcgcgtggtggttagtgcgtaaaggccaaaggccaactcagaacaaatacccaaaccatagtgtattattagcttgcggagacgagcagagactcacgataatgtgaccccgtcgccccgtctcgaggaaatacggcaagggcaagcccagcccactcgagggctgcctgacttcccggccatgcctcgtaaccatcttgcgggtgctcttcgGGCCTGCCTGACTTTCCCaagggtctcaagtaaagtcaaggtaaccgtgtgtccagacatcaaggggaaaacccgaggaatcacccccggtggattccactcaatgtaatcatcaaggtgaacgtaagagggaccaccctcgaggttcacacttgaggtgttgaacgacagagccgtatcgggaatggtgaaagaggaaatcaccctcgatgaccatgaccgaatagctacactacagcattatcatcaggagtgcgttatgagggatcaccctcggcactcgatagtagctctgcagagtcgagcaacaaaagggcgtggagtgatgtgaggtgtcgggctctggtcgtcgatcacgctgatcgagtcatcgatgatgaagcaggagcaacaaggacaaggtgggggtcactgatggatcactaaccaacctatgctaagaagtttaggataagcaggtaggtaacaataagcaggttacaaaagcaggctatgcatcagaataggagcaatcaataacagtagcaaaatctaatgcaagcatgagagaatggaatgggcgatatcgggatgatcaaagggggggcttgcctggttgctctggcaaggaggggtcgtcgtcgacgtagtcgatcacaagggcatcagcagcgatctcggggtctaccggagagaagagggggaagaaatagtaaatacatagcaaacagatgcatgacaagacaataagcggtgttagaggtgttctaacgcggcGTTACACGATACCgtggaaggggggaaacatccaggaaagttttcccgaagtttgcattttttggacagatgaaacggagggggaaagttgcatgttcaggTAGTTAGGGGCATGTGGCAGACGAATGGatcgcgtattcggattcatctcgtcattctgagcaactttgatgtagaaagtttttcgatccgagctacggtttaattcctATGATTTTCCGAAGTTTTTTTAAAGATATTCTGtaatttaaattaattcaaaaaaagtttactgcatcagcatgacatcatcacgaCGTCAGCAGGGGCAACAGTCAACTCtgaccgggttgactggtcaaaggggcAGTGGGGCCCAATTGTCATTGTCTAGTTTAATTAAGCAGGTTTAACTAGACTAAATATGTTCATTAGGCTAATTAGTcaaagttaattaagttaattaactaattaattaattattttaaacATCCCTTTTTTTACATTTTTATTTCCGTTTTCATTTTAACAGGGGGCGGGCCCCATTCGTCATTGTCCCAGGGGCTAACGGGCGACAGATGCGGGTTAACGGGcgcagggcgctgcgggcgtgGGCGCCCATGCACCCGAACGGGGCAACagggggcgccggcggtggccgtaGCCCGGCGAGGCCATGGTGTGGGGCAGCAGGCGGCGCCGGGGGTGGCCGTAGCCCGGCGAGGCCATGGTGTGGGGCAGCAGGCGGCGGGATGGAGG
This window of the Triticum aestivum cultivar Chinese Spring chromosome 5D, IWGSC CS RefSeq v2.1, whole genome shotgun sequence genome carries:
- the LOC123122957 gene encoding thioredoxin-like protein HCF164, chloroplastic — protein: MASVTSRCSGLLLPDLRPGLAGLRSRSRPPSSPRVSLRAGRRRPRTLSCVAPPDSAEPKTDEQQVKAELGEEKPQPSSSSSSTPQEAAAEPPVPDRGLNRRIAVLTTLAAVGLFGSQRLQLGGFSLKDLAANAVPYEEALSNGKPTVVEFYADWCEVCRELAPDIYKIEQQYKDRINFVMLNVDNTKWEQELDEFGVEGIPHFAFLDKEGNEEGNVVGKLPRQYFLDNVVALSSGDPTIPHARAVGQYSSAEFRKVHQVADPRSHG